Proteins found in one Crassostrea angulata isolate pt1a10 chromosome 3, ASM2561291v2, whole genome shotgun sequence genomic segment:
- the LOC128178059 gene encoding uncharacterized protein LOC128178059 isoform X2 gives MAGPTTDTNLGPVINILKYMPETVRFAMLRLGKDCNADGSYSFMDAKCSVSVIRDEREVMMVRNFNKVFKRGIDLMNELKSGDMNSFKNMEKNYKAAIIVLAKFLEEKEIHEKSLNNVINRKQNEGDDSCQNTELTVALAEHLLGRLAPRQSYIIDSRAKRNGRCSCGEKHCVKDPTYGSTGIGHEEVWHGHVDIIFSSHEGVEPESTGCAVRPLVTDSETRTNGSYREAYLPIC, from the exons ATGGCGGGACCGACGACTGACACAAACCTTGGTCCAGTCATAAATATATTAAAGTACATGCCTGAAACAGTTAGATTTGCAATGTTAAGGCTTGGGAAAGATTGTAATGCTGATGGCAGTTATTCGTTCATGGATGCAAAGTGTAGTGTTTCAGTCATCAGAGATGAGAGGGAAGTGATGATGGTGAGAAATTTCAACAAAGTTTTCAAACGTGGGATTGATCTTATGAACGAACTTAAAAGTGGAGACATGAACTCTTTCAAAAACATGGAAAAAAACTACAAAGCGGCGATAATTGTTTTGGCcaaatttttagaagaaaagg AGATACATGAAAAAAGTCTGAACAATGTTATAAACAGAAAGCAGAATGAAGGAGATGATTCATGCCAAAACACTGAACTAACAGTAGCTTTAGCAGAGCATTTACTTGGAAGACTTGCACCAAGACAGTCCTATATCATTGATTCCAGAGCTAAAAGAAACGGAAGATGTAGCTGTGGAGAAAAGCATTGTGTAAAAGATCCAACATATGGAAGCACTGGCATAG GTCATGAGGAAGTTTGGCATGGACATgttgatatcatattttcatcaCATGAGGGCGTTGAACCAGAAAGTACTGGCTGTGCTGTTAGGCCTCTAGTAACGGATTCTGAAACGAGAACCAATG gttcatacaGGGAAGCATATTTGCCAAT
- the LOC128177155 gene encoding uncharacterized protein LOC128177155 produces MLVMSVLLKVALGLLIGAAVCQLLGFACPYWVSWSGFHYGLWQSCTTRCYDTYGGGAMGAVRAFETIAFILLVIILILLLVHICASPNLQLVLVSAICAFVAAGLIIIGILIFVIDQNRSNLSWAFVLCIIAAILAVIGGILLIVDRRSHVIIIGGSSGGAVRTTRTTTTVTVVR; encoded by the exons ATGTTGGTTATGTCCGTTTTATTGAAAGTGGCCCTTGGTCTGTTGATCGGGGCGGCGGTGTGTCAGCTCCTGGGCTTTGCCTGCCCCTACTGGGTGTCTTGGTCCGGTTTCCATTATGGACTCTGGCAGTCCTGTACGACAAGATGCTATGATACCTATG GTGGGGGAGCTATGGGCGCGGTCCGCGCGTTTGAGACCATTGCCTTCATCCTGTTGGTCATTATCCTGATCCTGCTCCTAGTCCACATCTGTGCCAGCCCTAACCTCCAGCTCGTCCTAGTCTCCGCTATATGCGCCTTTGTAGCAG cgGGCCTGATCATCATAGGAATTCTGATATTTGTGATAGACCAAAACCGCAGTAACCTGTCCTGGGCCTTCGTCCTCTGTATCATTGCCGCCATCCTCGCGGTAATCGGCGGAATCCTGCTGATCGTCGACCGACGCTCCCACGTGATCATCATTGGCGGATCCAGCGGGGGTGCGGTCAGAACCACCCGTACCACCACCACCGTAACAGTGGTCAGATAA
- the LOC128177154 gene encoding SUMO-activating enzyme subunit 1-like — protein MGEEINITEDEAALYDRQIRLWGLDAQRRLRAARVLLIGLRGLGAEIAKNIVLAGIKSITLLDCTESTEEDGCSQFLISRNDVGKNRAEASLEHAQRLNPMVEVMSDTQSADEKSDEFFTKFDVVCATCCKQSTLIRINKVCSDHKVKFFGGDVYGFYGYMFADLGEHEFAEEVPKPKQKEEGGEPDTKKAKKEEIEMVTVKRSVTFSRLHSALEIDWSSQAALRKLKRTPNAYFIMQVLLDFISNNNRYPDSKQKEADIKLLIEQKTKTLEKLKLSPSLVSDDFASFCFAELSPVCAIVGGVIGQEIIKAVSLKDQPHNNFFFYNGVEGSGLVDNISSP, from the exons ATGGGGGAAGAAATAAACATAACAGAAGATGAAGCAGCTTTGTATGATAGACAAATTCGTTTGTGGGGGCTGGACGCTCAGAGGAG GCTACGCGCAGCGAGGGTGCTGCTGATCGGGCTGAGAGGACTAGGAGCTGAGATAGCCAAGAACATCGTCCTGGCTGGCATCAAGTCTATTACCCTGTTAGACTGTACAGAG TCAACGGAAGAAGATGGGTGTTCACAATTTCTGATATCCAGAAATGATGTCGGTAAAAAC AGAGCTGAGGCATCTCTTGAGCATGCTCAGCGTTTGAACCCTATGGTGGAGGTGATGTCAGATACCCAGAGTGCTGACGAGAAGTCGGACGAATTCTTCACCAAGTTTGACGTGGTGTGTGCCACTTGCTGTAAACAGTCCACTCTCATCAGGATCAACAAAGTCTGCTCTGATCACAAGGTCAAATTCTTTGGGGGCGATGTGTACGGTTTCTATGGTTACATGTTTGCTGATCTAGGAGAGCATGAATTTGCAGA GGAAGTTCCTAAACCAAAACAGAAGGAAGAAGGTGGAGAGCCAGACACAAAGAAAGCTAAGAAAGAGGAAATAGAGATGGTCACAGTCAAGAGG AGTGTGACCTTCAGTCGACTCCACAGTGCCTTGGAGATTGACTGGTCCTCCCAGGCAGCCCTCAGGAAGCTCAAGAGGACACCCAATGCTTACTTCATCATGCAAG TTTTACTGGACTTCATCAGCAACAATAACAGATACCCAGACTCCAAACAGAAGGAAGCAGACATAAAACTGTTAATAGAACAGAAAACCAAAACCTTGGAGAAACTAAAACTCAGTCCTAGTCTGGTCTCAGATGATTTTGCCAG tTTCTGCTTTGCTGAACTAAGTCCAGTGTGTGCAATCGTTGGGGGAGTCATTGGCCAAGAAATCATCAAG GCAGTTTCTCTGAAGGACCAGCCTCacaacaatttctttttctacAACGGCGTGGAGGGTAGTGGCCTCGTGGATAACATCTCATCCCCCTGA
- the LOC128177510 gene encoding multiple coagulation factor deficiency protein 2 homolog, producing MRRLFLLLALVVWCCYGHGNHGQGDHPGQNIPADQFNIHDPKITQDEAHLKEHLKDQIDTNKQMTPEEMEFHYFRLHDTNNDTKLDGLEIMAALNHMGQMFKLQPQERAGKTPEQIAALEEERQKGALKYFTDIIDRVLVTDDINKDGYISYPEYMNARKRDFAQYQQQVNAMQQQQMMQMQAAQYQQFQQFQQFQQQQAKLGQQQQQQPNQQQHQQQHQQMNAQQFQQHPPTGAAKTS from the exons ATGCGTCGCCTGTTTCTACTTCTGGCATTGGTCGTCTGGTGTTGCTATGGTCACGGTAACCACGGACAAGGTGACCACCCGGGTCAAAACATTCCAGCTGACCAGTTCAATATTCACGACCCTAAGATCACACAGGACGAAGC CCACTTGAAGGAACATCTGAAGGACCAGAtagacacaaacaaacaaatgacACCAGAGGAGATGGAGTTCCACTACTTTAG GTTACACGACACAAACAACGACACTAAACTGGATGGACTGGAAATCATGGCGGCTCTCAACCACATGGGACAGATGTTCAAACTCCAGCCCCAAGAGAGAGCGGGAAAAACACCAGAACAGATCGCCGCTCTGGAGGAGGAGAGACAGAAGGGGGCGCTCAAATACTTCACGG ACATCATTGACAGAGTTCTTGTGACAGATGATATCAACAAAGATGGCTACATTTCTTACCCAGAATACATGAACGCCCGGAAACGTGACTTTGCGCAGTATCAGCAACAGGTGAATGCAATGCAACAGCAGCAGATGATGCAGATGCAGGCGGCGCAGTATCAACAGTTCCAACAGTTCCAGCAATTCCAGCAACAGCAAGCTAAATTAGGTCAACAACAGCAACAGCAACcaaatcaacaacaacatcaACAACAACATCAACAGATGAACGCGCAGCAATTCCAGCAACACCCACCCACTGGCGCCGCCAAAACCTCCTAA